The Brienomyrus brachyistius isolate T26 chromosome 7, BBRACH_0.4, whole genome shotgun sequence DNA segment ttttttttcttttttgtggccatcttttatttatttgtttcccCAGACTCAGGTTCGTAAGCAATTCCTGGGTTTCTAACTGTAAGACAATTCATTTGACCCATGACTCCACAAGGAGATAGCACAAGGCCAAGGCAATTGGGTTCACATTGGCTTATGGGTACGGGCCAGTTGCAGCAAAGCAGGTTGGGATGGATCTCCTGAACCACCTCTCCTGTGACTGCAGAGGCCACTGCAAGTTCATGAAAAATTACTACACTTGCATGAGTCATGTGATCAGAAGAGAAAGCCGAGTGAAAAAGGAGACTTACTAAGTGAACTTATCTTACAGGCTGCTCAGCGCTTCATTATTTATAGTGTTAGGATCGCTTTACGTACCAGAGATGTCTCGGTTTTGCCTGCATATTCTCACTCATTCaatgcaataaaataaataaacaaacaaacagaagaaATCCCTGAAGTACATAACTCATCATCTACAGTGGGCCTTACAGCGCTAACAGTGGAACTACATTGATATAGATGTTCATTGACAGATGTTTGGCAAAAAATTACATTAGAAAGTCATGGACTTATTGAGCTTCGTTAGCAGTAAATACAGAATCTCTTAGAAAGAATACAATATTTTAGGGTAGTTATTACCTTTTTGCTCAGATTCTTTGTAACCACTTAAAaatcaaaaaatataaaaattaaagttTACAATAATTACTTTATTAAATGAGCTActttgaaaacattttaaaaatgctttagTCAATTTTTTCGTTGTACTACGTAAAACAGTATTACTATGCATTACGTCACGTTTATAGGTTATCATCATCCAAAAACTTTACTTATAATttttgaaattctttttaaattatgttacatttttttaattacattcaAGCAAGAATTCACTTTGTCTTATGAAAGCCAGGAGCTTAAAGGTActtgaatatttaaatgtttattgacTCCTGACACAACTTGAAAATGGTGACACCTACTGTTTAATTTTATTGGTGTATGTAAAATTTAAGCACATTCTAAACtgacaacaataataattatactattattattattattaaagataTCAaaactttaatatacattaataaacattttatgaGTATACAGTTATAATGTTttctaatgtatattacagctgtaaaGTTCATTGAAAATATTGTAAACGCAATGCATTAAGACAtgataaggtatacttacatgctgcttatgactgttctatgaatgcattagaaatgcattatgaaggtgcactatattttctatgaatgcattataaggtgcagttaatgtaaagtgctaCCATTCGTTCTTCAGTTTTTGAAACATGATACGATTCTAGCTACTATCAAAACTCTTTTATTCATGAAGGCAATAAGGTAATGTGTATGCATGTAAAGAAGACAGTTGCCTAATACATCAAGTTAACCGTTACATATTAGCCAATGAATTCCTCTGCTTTGGTTAAGTagaatcaaaataaataaatgtattcctTTACTCTTATTAGTGCTACTTGATATGAAATGTTCTCTGTTAATACAGGCTTTCTAAAGCAATAATGACCATTACAGCATCTTGGCGTAGTTGacttctgtttaatataataataatgacaatataCCCTACATAATGAAGATATAAGATATAGAGCATTCTGACATAACAGTCTGGCAGACCATCCTAGTGGCTAATGTATTAATGTTTTGGTATGAGCGTGAGGAAGTGTGTGTCGCATGTTTTATGGATGACTGGAAGATGTACTCTAATCAGCCATGACATGTGGCCATTTTGCAAAAGTATTGTATCTAACTGACCAGATGTCCTTGCAGTAATTTGTGTAGCATAGggcaaaaaaaaacctttattcTAGCAATTTCATGGTGAATTGCACACTAATTATTTTGGTTCACTTTTAGAAATAACGTTGAAATAAAGTTTGACTTTCAACTGTTTTGATCACTGAAGGTAGAAATGTTCTTAAAGAATCATGtgttaattgtataatcatcCATTTACTGATTGCTTATCCTGAGCAGGATTGCGGTGATATATTTTCTTCAGtatcttttatttcaattagtaatACTCTGAGGAAATACTGGTTTCCTTCTTATTACTTAAGAAGAATTGGTGAAACTATATGTAAATATGTTATGTTAGTTGACTTGTGCCTTGTgcgcattgcttccgggataggctccggaacccccgcgacccagtaggacaagtggtttggaaaatagatggatggatggatagttgacTTGTCTTGTGTGTTAAGTGTCTGGACTGAAATGAAAACTCTGGATTAGTAATATGTTTTCACAGAAGTAGACATAGAGCACAGTGTTGGCCAACCCATTAGGCGCCATTGGTGgccaccatcttctgagggggcatgAATTAGCAATCTGCCAGCACTGCCCCTCTCCCCTGCCCCCGGCACAAGGGGCATGCAAAGTGCGGGACATACTGTCATGCACCATATCTTACAAAATAAATAACGATAGCGGGGGACGGGGGGTTATGATCACTGACATACAGTGATCAATTTGCCATAAAGCCATGGTTGAATAACTGTTTCCAACTGCAGTTTTAAATTTTGCAGGGACTGTATGTTTAATTGGACAGTAAAATATAATGTCATAGGctttttattttctaaaaatctgagggatttttatgttgtattattgtctgtttttattatctatttattatagTATGTCTGATGTTTCTCTGGATAATGCTGATTGTACAACAAGTTACCCCTTGGGGACAATAAAGATCAGTGATAGTGCGCTGTAAAATGCCCAGCAATGCACAGCAAACAGTGCTGGGAAGTAATCCATTACAAACAGAGATGGGAAGTTCAGGTCCCAAAAGTACAAGTATTCagtccaaggttttgtttcagccaaccagctgagtactctgactgtgactcttcaagctcaactggttggttgaaacaaagccttggtctggatttgactttctggacctgaactttccacctctgtctttAACGGATTACTTTTGTGAGTGACTTCCCCAACACTGATGGCAAACTGTAGTGTGCCGGTGATAATGCAATGAAAAACAAGATGGGAAATTCTGGATTCGTATTaaagcacattttaaaaagTAACACAACGACACTAGCAATGCCTGCAAACATTGAAATGGAccttatatattaatattttatacaataaaattatatgcaaccattgttcccaggataggatcccccctccccccagttgggattaagtggtttcagaaaatggatgaatagatATATCCAACTGCTTGTCCTACTTAGAGTTGCAGggtgtctggagcctatcctagacccaatgggcatgaggcagggaacaacccaggtggCAACCcatcacagtcacacaccattcacacacacatacgcaatttggtaacttaaattaacctcagcatgtttttggactgtgggggaaaccagaggaaagcccatgacaacacaggtagatcatgcaaactccacacatatggtGCCCTAGCGGAGACTCAAACGCAGGTcactgaggtgtgaggcaacagtgctaaccactgcaccactgtattACCCCATGAGGATATTATATTTACATGTTtacattatagaataatatatcaGTAGAGGGAATAATGAGTGAGTGAACAGGTGAACCGAATATAGCACAACTACGGTTAGAAAGGCCCTAAATGGGCCATTTGAGCTATTTTTGGAGCTGTAACGATTGGGATTTTTAAAACGTGAGAACGTTAATAAGATGCTGATCAAAGACCGGGGTTTTAATGATAAAACTTACCGATCTGTCTGGGGGCAGGAATGCTATCGATAAAATTCGCCGATCGGGGGCGAATTCGGCTCGGATCAATTGGGCAAATTTACGAAGTTTAATTGTCCCTCTTTTACTAATGTTAGCCTTGAATTTTTCCGTAAACTCGTGTATAATTGGGTTCTCTCCACGTTTGTTCACAATTTGTCTACCACTATAGCGGGATAGTATCAAAGCCACCGGAGCTGTAAAGTTAGTCTTGCATCTTTGCACCATTTTCTTCTTCTGTGAAGTTACTTTGTGCCGCGTGCCAGTGAAAAAACCGGTAGCCTCCATGCAGAATAGTCCATTTCTGCCAGGGCGGGGGGCGACAAAACCTGTCATGTTACTGATCATTTATGTTATATTCATAAATGTGACTAATGGAAATTTATGGGACCCCAGGTGGCTGCCTTCCCTTGCCTTGGTGTGTCCGGCCCTGGTATTTAGCAATATAGCAGGTGCACATGCATATTATCATGAACAGTGTCTTAGACAGCTGATATCATATATCTACTCCAGCATTGCTATTTTGATTAATTTTGGGCTTGAtggttagtttaataattaaatcAAATGATCAGGAGTAGAATGGTTCTGGGTACTCAAGGAGATATCTGGAACCTAATGGTTCAGAGTTACAAGTAAAGGCCCTACCacatatattgttttatttattctgtatttatatattatataattttaaCAGGAAGATTGTAGGTGCATTCACCATTTATACAACTCTGCATATAGGCAATGTTCAATAAATTTCAGTTCTCTGACAATGTAATAGCTACTTCTGTCAAATAGGTAACAGAAGGAGGATTTTAACTTGACTATGAAAACTTGACTTTAACTATGAAAAAATACAATAGTGTCTTTAGTGGAAGGACGGGAAATCCTGCTGGAACCGCAGGTGGACAAATCAAAGGCAATAAAAtccaaataaaaagaaataagatAGATAGAGTACAAACCAACAGGTTTATTTACAAACAACTTGTATAGAATAATGCTCCAAATCAGTCTCCTTGACAGATCAGTCTAATCATTGTCAGTGATTCCATTTGTTATGCAATTGTGTATCTAGTTTTGCTAATATATATGCAATGTATATGATTACGTAAATAAAACGTAACTTTTTAACTGATATACAGTAGGACTAACAGTGACTATGCAGTGGCAATGGAGATGCAAAGGAAAGTACTAAACTTCATTCTTTTATCCATTTTTACATTATTTTCAACAAGACAATTTACATATATTgcaatatataaatacataatgAAGAATATAAAGGAAAGTAATTTAATATATACAAAAGCTTCTCCAACGGCAAGAAATTCACACatttatatacacacatttatatCCTCTGTGTCCCAGTCCGTTATGCTAACATGCTTAACAAAAGAATCCAGGTTTCATTTCTGAAGACATCGGAATTTAAGGTTACCACagaattttatataaatgttaaatttaCTCCAGGTCTGAAATGAATGGTTATTATAAAGCATTTGATAACATCAAAGGCTCACAGAACTGGTGATCGCTCACTCTCACATATGTAAGATTCATACGCAACAGTAATACAAATACACAGACGATCACAGATCCACACAATTctgaatatatttatataatgagggTATAAtcacactgtgttctaaaaaCCTGTTGAGACATATTGATATCACTGGTAAACtttaaaaaacacaaagcatcATGGCAAGTTTCACCAGAAAACAGCAGTATGGATCCCTGTTGTTGTGCTTCTCTATGGAGAttcatttttgatgctgtttgcCAGATAAAACTGCAACCCTAACCAGGAAAAGTGGTGTGAAGACGATGAAAAAGAAGTAGATTTAGTGGATAATTCTGATCCATGTGTGACATGTTTTAGGCAGCGAAAAGACATTTTTTTAAGGTGTAGAGTGAACAGCTCCACATATGTAACTAATAGTAAAGCAAAAAATATACAACTTAAGGTTCCAATTGTcaatttcaattttaaaaataactgaGAGTACTAAATGAATGTTACCACTTTCGGCAGTATCACAAATGTTATGGATAAACAATGCATCCCATTGTATTAAGAAAAAGAACTGAAAAATTGGTAAAAATCCTCATGTTTAAATATATTGTTAATATAGATGTACGATAGCATTTCATCTGAAATTTAAAATTTAGATCAACACTGAGTGAGTTGTTCAGGTGCCGGTAAATATGCACTCAAAGCAGTGTAACACTATGAAAGACGTATTATTGTTTAAAATTAAGTATAGTACCATTTCATATTGAATTTGCCTGTTCGTTTTAATTTAGGTCACATTTTATATCATACATCGTGGCAGGAATACACAGAGAATGCATATTTTCTAGCATTAAAACATAAGAACACAAGAAatgtacaaatgagaggaggccattcggcccatcaagctcgtctgatgagaacttaactaatagctcagagtcgttaaaatcatTGTCAGCCTTTTAAATATTTCCAATATTTAGAAACACTGGTTAAAACTGAGCAGAGCTTGTTTGTTTTACATGGTTCTAACCATTGGTGGTCCATTACTTTTTAAACACACTATAAAAAGTGtatcattttaaaatcacaTTAGGTAAAAACAAATTTAGGAGCTCAGAACAATTCTGAACACATTATTAAATCCTCATGTGCtgccatgtaaaaaaaaaacatgagacACGAACGCTTTTTTCCAGTTAGAATACTTTTTGCAAATTTGAATAAATATCTAAGAAGTATAATTCAGCCATTAGCAAAATTAAAGAAGCAACATTTATTTGGTAAGACCACCAACATTTAAGCAACAAAATTAAACTGAAATGATTGAAAACATTGCCTGTCTTATTAATTATATTTAGCAAATTGTAAACAAACATATAAATTATATCGAGCATGAAGATAAGTCACTCTATGGAAATCAGGAGGGTACAAAAAGAAGTATTGCCTTACATCTGGGTTGAAAGTAAGTCTGTGGATAAAGCTGAGGAAAGCCCCATGCATCGTTGATCTATCAAAATTTTGCACGACTAACAAAAACGGTGCAGCCAGACTCCCACACAGCTGATGGTCATATGCTCGTAGGCCGTCACCTACAGGGTCCAGTGTGTACCTGGAGGATTCCCCTGCTATGCAGGTGCAGGAAATTGAAGATCTCATGAGGCATGGCATGGAACCCGGGCCGGGGCTTCACGTTGTCGTAGTAGTGGTGTGTGATGAAGATACCCGCAGGGTTCATGGGGAAGGCCCAGAAGCCGTAGAGGTGGACCTCGTCGCAGAGCTCCATGGCAGCCGTCACCAACATGAGGCCGCTGCTCAGCCTCTTAGCTCGAACGCCCTGCAGTGACCAGAAGCGCTGCACATTCAGCAGGTACTGCGGATGGAAGAAGAACACCCCCTTCTGAGAGTCGAAGTCATCCAGCATGTACTTGACACGGAAGGAGACGTCTGTGTTGCGGGTGTTGTAGAAGGCCGGCAGCACCACCGATGAGTTCCCATAAGCCTGCAGCACATCGTAAAAGGGCTTCCTCCACTTCTCGAGCTTCTGGAACCTGATGCAgagtataaaataaatgaatattcgTAGGATCAGAGTATACTGGAGTTTACGGTAGTCACATCATGTACTGTGCTGGGTTTCATGTCTCTCATGATCAGCCATATGCTCATATTGCTATGTTTTCGTGCTGAAGATGGTGAAGGGCCAGATCTGTTCTCCCATCTTTAAGAACCCCCATCAAGCAGGCTTTGAATGAGCATCTGGCTTGCCGGACATTTTCCTGGTGGGCCGATGGGTGTGTGTGGTGGTACATTTCATTGTGGGTGACGCAAGTACCATCTGGGTGAAAGTCTAGGGTCTATTTTTAATCTCAGTCCAGCCCTGCTGTCATGAAATATTAATTGTAAACTTTTCTTAATTTCACAGCTCCAGTCCTGACAGCTGCAGTATATGATTACAATGAACTCTGAAGTCAATTATACAGTAAAAATAGAATGATAGTCATGCAAGTATAGATCCTGCTTATCAGTTGTGGGTCACAGTAAAGTGCGCTGCCTTAAATCTATCCAGCCTTTGCTATTTATAGTATATTGTGTGGGGTATCATGGTGCATTATTGTTTAGCAATGTGGGGTCATATGTTTATGGCTATGGGCTTGTTTCCTAACTtgaggtgagtgtgtgtgtgcgtgtgtgtgtgtgtgtggagtttggatgGATTTCATACATTACTCAGGTTTCCTTCAACAATCAAAAGACATGCAATCTAGATAAACCGgtttctctaaattgcccatgtgtGTAAACATGTGCAATAGAATAGTCTCCTGTCCATAGAACACTGATGTATGACCTTTTGTTTCCAGAAATAATGTAGATGGTGTGGAACTATGCCGAGGCCCTTTTTCATGCTATCCAAACTGACTCTGATTTTTATTTCTCTCCGTGAGGATCAGCGGCTTCATCAGAACTAAGAAGCTGGAGTACATTTTGCACTACAGATGAAAGGGCTGCTAGGTATACTTATGAAGCTATAACAGGAAATGCTGTTTCAATAACACTTATCACGTTACATCCCTCTAAGCTGAGATGCTTATGCAAGAACACTCAAACATTTTCCACTGTTAAATAAAACCTGTTTTTATCACTGGATACTTACAGAAGAAATAATATCACTTGCAGCAATGCTGTTGGCAACATGAACTTGCAGACATCAAGCCTTGATATACATGCACGGCTCTATATAAAACTTCATTAAATATGCTTTTTAATTCAGTACATTTCCCTttggatatatattttaaattttttctgTGGCTGATCAACCCTATATGACTGGCTTTCTTATGGCAATAATCAGAGAACTGTTTCAATATGCCTTCATTTTCAGTGGCATTAGCGAGTAACTGATTTCAAAATAGACATCACCTGGCAACACTGTTACTTTATAGCGAATCGTGGCCTGTCACCCGCTGGGGTTCTGATAATGCGGCTCCCAAGACAGGGAAATGTTTCAGTAGGTACACTATGGCTTTGCTTATGTATTCAAAGGCTTGTGAGATGGAAAAAAATGCTTAGGTTTTCACACGATTTGGCTGATAtatacaaaaaagagaaaagagtTCCTGCAGTGAGTTGGCATAAGCTAAGACTGGAAGGTGTCCAACATGTAGGCCTACCCACTATGACCAAATGTCATGAAGAGGGGCACACCTTCCAGGCTACCTAAACTGTACCGCAGAAATGGATATTCAGAGCTGTGCAAACTCAAAGTTATTCTAACAATCTTGTACAATATAACTGAACATAATTACCTATAAATATCAACAAATATTTAGAAAGATTATATGAAGTCTTTCTGTGACGACTAGGAAAGTAATGATTCATTCTCATCCAATATGTTGAATGATACAGCAAAGCTATTACCTTTTAAACACAACAATTATTAATTACTGGTTTCAAGGTAAAAGTAGAAGAAGTGATAAGCaatttaattaataatttcGGTTTTCAAGATACGGTATTAAAAAGTGTAATTTTACCATTAATTATTGTTGCCCTTCATTTTTTTAAGTCGTGAAATGATTTTAACAGTTTCAATTCACAATTACAACTAAAGAAGGACAGTATGTAGATATGCTGCGGATCAACTGCTGCTGCTCTATTGAAAGAATATGGAATAGGCCACCTACATACATCAGAGAAGCTAGCTCACCACATATCTTtaaaagaaagtaaaaaaatgtaaatctatCTCTCCACTTTAGCCTTTAGCTAGGTACTGTATAGCCTCCCTGTTACAGGCTTGAATTCATTTTGCACTTACGCACTACCACATAAAATGCTGTATTTCATTTGATTCTATGACTTTCACGTTCAATGTTATGTTTAATAACTCTATGGCTAATTCTATGGATGCAATTTTTATGTTAATTGTTTGGTGGATATGACCTAGGCTTTTACTCtccttattttttaatttcattacattttatttcattttattttatccatCTTATTTCTATGTCTATTTTAATACATATTCTTTACTGTAAAACACTCTGAGGTACATTCCTTGCATGAAAGGtactatataaataatgtttattaatattaatcCAATATGATTACAGAAGCTTGTCACACATCATTAACTTTTACAGCGAGTGGTGTGGTTGACCTGTACTGGTCACCCTGAAAGTGCTGAGGCTTTAAGGCATTTTGTGCTGTGTGCACAGAAACTGAGGAAGGGTAAGGTCTCTCAGGGAAAGCGGACAGGTCAATATTCCCAGGCTTATTACCACAGTAGCACAACGTCAAAGGCTCGGCCTTTACCTTTCAGTGATAATACTTGGGTTAATGGTCACAACGTCCGTCTTGTAACCCACATCCACCGCATATTTTTCAGAGATAGGGGGTATGTTGCATCTTTAAAATAACGAAACATACATGGTTAATTAATCCCTCAAATTAggccaaaacaacaaaaaaaagttaaaagatAGAAAAAAAACTATTGAGAACTCCTTTGCAACAATACGATTGAGGCAACGAACGACATAATAGAAAAGCTCAGACATTAACATATTTGTTTGTTGTATGCAGATTAAAGTTCGTCACCTAAACACAAAGTCCATAGAATCAATCTCCTTCCCACATTTGCTGTTCTTGATGATTCCTCCGTTGCCGATTACTGCACATTTCTTGAACTGGGACCGGCTGAACGGCATGTCCTTCACAAGGGTTGAAAAGATTGTTAATGCTGGATGGATGAATACACTTAGCCAAATTTAATTCCAACCCAATTTCTACTCTCAAAGTACGAACCTGGAGTAAATGCAAAGCTTAAGCCAGTGTTTCCAAACCCAGTTCTCTGGGATTTTCAAAGCGatgtacatttttgagaaaacaggagcccctggagcaattgggggtaaAGGGTCTTACTCCAGGGGCCaagggtgaaatcactctggcaACCCAAGGATTTGAgctagcaaccttctgatcacctccaaacctgctgagccacacatcacCCTGAGCTACTTGCCTTTATTGGCTTGTCTGGCTAGTAGGTAAACAGgcattttttaatatttatttggcAGCAATTTTTGGGCAAAATGACATATAAGTAAGAAATTGAATTGCAGGGTCAGTTAGGATCCCTGCAGCAATTTTAGCCCCATCCTCAAGAACCCATAAGTGAAATCACTATGCTATCCACAGGACTGGAACTGATGCAATCACTCAGCTAAAAGTCCAAATCTCTTGTTAGAAATAGGATCTTAACATCATGTTCCCAGTTTTCTTTGTGTGTGACGCTGCTTGTTGAATGTGAGACTTCGGGGCTGTTTTTCTAAAGTACTTAACTAAGTACAACGGACTGTGAATTTGCGAATGGTTTGCAGAAGAGGATTTATTTAATACCCTTCAGGTACACTGAGATTAAACCTTGTCATTAGCATTTACATGCGTGTTAGTCCTTGTCTCCAGATCTACAAATAAAAGCCAATTTAGTTAAAATTGGTCCCCAATGAAAACTGCCGCTGCTTCTGCCTCTGGTTCCTAAATCATAGCAACGGTCAACTGAGGTTAATCCACAAACCAAAAAGTAACCAtaaacaataacatttaaaacaattttatacttCTCTGAAGCCTTAAAATAAACTGAGATTTCCTTATTCATCACCAATGTGAAAAAGGGAAATGTCTCAGTTTTCATTTTCCAGAAGCCATATAGTACAACCAGTATCATCTGAAATCATGGTTCATGcctttatttgaaaaaaaaaaaacaagtgcatGAAACCCATTTTAAGCTTTTTTTCTTACAAGAATGAattactgcaaaaaaaaaaaaaatcaaaaaacaatgaaaaccaATTTATTGGGTTGCATTGTGCTACTCTGCTTTGATATCCAAAATGCTAATAATCTAAATTCTAATATCACTAAAGTAACATTTTAAGCATTGAATTAAAGTTTTAATCATTAACTTAATGCACCATAGGGGAAAGAAACAAGAATAAGCCTAAAGGTAGGTCATGGAAACCACAGCACGAGCTACAACTTACATCAGGAAACATCTTGAAAATCTCTGAGCCGATGTGCAGGATACCACTGGTGTCCACCTCATACCTCAGCTTAGTTCCTTCTGGCGTGTTTCTCTTGGTGGTGAAGAGGAATGAGGGTGCATTGCAACAGCGGGATAACAAGCCCCTGGAGAACAGAGAGCAAGACACACTTGTGAACCGCTGGTCACACCACACTAGGGGTGCTGTGATTCGCATGCTGGCCACTCGGGTGCCAACATATTATCTTCCTGACCGACATTTTTATACCCGTCTTGTTATTGTGACATTTGTATATTATTGTGATGTGTCTATTTACTGTGATAACTGTCTATTTATTGTGATATCTGTCTATTTGTGTATTGTCTGTTATGGCAGTTTGGTCAAGGGGAAAggcattcattttatatatatatatatatatatatatatatatatatatatacacacacacacacacacacacaaacacacacacaacaaaaattataaatcaaatcaTGGCATTGCCATTAACTTACTTGAAAGCATTGGATTCCACATTGTTTTGCTCCCATTTACACACCTGGAGATTTCGCCATCTATCAAAAAGATCAGTTGTCtttaccctgaataggacaaaaaaataaataaaacagata contains these protein-coding regions:
- the st8sia5 gene encoding alpha-2,8-sialyltransferase 8E isoform X5 — protein: MLHYRMGYSDPSVRDLLGNRSLCFIFICAFGLVTLLQQILYGKNYIKSGQQFSRLKGDETTNWTGPVIFSDDGSQKPARNGKKRYIELYDGPYDFNSTTCREFRHEIIEVKVLTMVKTTDLFDRWRNLQVCKWEQNNVESNAFKGLLSRCCNAPSFLFTTKRNTPEGTKLRYEVDTSGILHIGSEIFKMFPDDMPFSRSQFKKCAVIGNGGIIKNSKCGKEIDSMDFVFRCNIPPISEKYAVDVGYKTDVVTINPSIITERFQKLEKWRKPFYDVLQAYGNSSVVLPAFYNTRNTDVSFRVKYMLDDFDSQKGVFFFHPQYLLNVQRFWSLQGVRAKRLSSGLMLVTAAMELCDEVHLYGFWAFPMNPAGIFITHHYYDNVKPRPGFHAMPHEIFNFLHLHSRGILQVHTGPCR
- the st8sia5 gene encoding alpha-2,8-sialyltransferase 8E isoform X7, with the translated sequence MLHYRMGYSDPSVRDLLGNRSLCFIFICAFGLVTLLQQILYGKNYIKRYIELYDGPYDFNSTTCREFRHEIIEVKVLTMVKTTDLFDRWRNLQVCKWEQNNVESNAFKGLLSRCCNAPSFLFTTKRNTPEGTKLRYEVDTSGILHIGSEIFKMFPDDMPFSRSQFKKCAVIGNGGIIKNSKCGKEIDSMDFVFRCNIPPISEKYAVDVGYKTDVVTINPSIITERFQKLEKWRKPFYDVLQAYGNSSVVLPAFYNTRNTDVSFRVKYMLDDFDSQKGVFFFHPQYLLNVQRFWSLQGVRAKRLSSGLMLVTAAMELCDEVHLYGFWAFPMNPAGIFITHHYYDNVKPRPGFHAMPHEIFNFLHLHSRGILQVHTGPCR